From Natator depressus isolate rNatDep1 chromosome 7, rNatDep2.hap1, whole genome shotgun sequence, the proteins below share one genomic window:
- the HNRNPH3 gene encoding heterogeneous nuclear ribonucleoprotein H3 isoform X2: MDWTGKHNGPNDTSSDGTVRLRGLPFGCSKEEIVQFFQGLEIVPNGITLTLDYQGRSTGEAFVQFASKEIAENALGKHKERIGHRYIEIFKSSKSEIRGFYDPPRRMMGQQRPGPYDRPLGGRGGYYGAGRGRYGGFDDYGGYNNYGYGNDGYDDRMRDGRGMGGHGYGGAGDASSGFHGGHFVHMRGLPFRATENDIANFFSPLNPIRVHIDIGADGRATGEADVEFVTHEDAVAAMSKDKNNMQHRYIELFLNSTAGGGSGMGGYGRDGMDQGGYGSVGRMGMGSNYSGGYGTPDGLGGYGRGSGNSGGYYGQGSMGGGGWRGMY; encoded by the exons ATGGACTGGACTGGGAAACACAATGGTCCAAATGATACATCTAGTGATGGAACAGTACGACTTCGTGGACTGCCTTTTGGTTGCAGCAAAGAGGAGATTGTTCAGTTCTTTCAAG GGTTGGAAATCGTGCCAAATGGGATAACATTGACGCTGGACTACCAGGGGAGAAGCACAGGGGAGGCCTTCGTGCAGTTTGCTTCAAAGGAGATAGCAGAAAATGCTCTGGGGAAACACAAGGAAAGAATAGGGCACAG GTACATTGAAATCTTCAAAAGTAGTAAGAGTGAAATCAGAGGATTCTATGACCCACCAAGAAGAATGATGGGACAACAACGACCTGGACCATATGATAGACCATTAGGAGGAAGAGGGGGTTATTATGGAGCTGGGCGTGGAA GATATGGTGGCTTTGATGATTATGGTGGCTATAATAACTATGGCTATGGAAATGATGGCTATGATGACAGAATGAGAGATGGGAGAG GTATGGGAGGACATGGCTATGGTGGAGCTGGAGATGCAAGTTCAGGTTTCCATGGTGGTCATTTTGTTCATATGAGAGGATTGCCTTTTCGAGCTACAGAAAATGATATTGCTAAT TTTTTTTCACCACTGAATCCTATAAGAGTTCACATTGATATTGGGGCAGATGGAAGAGCAACAGGAGAAGCAGATGTGGAGTTTGTAACACATGAAGATGCAGTGGCTGCCATGTCTAAGGATAAAAATAACATGC aACATCGATATATTGAACTGTTTCTGAATTCAACTGCTGGAGGAGGCTCTGGAATGGGAGGCTATGGCAGAGATGGAATGG ATCAAGGAGGTTATGGCTCTGTTGGCAGAATGGGAATGGGTAGCAATTACAGCGGAGGATATGGTACTCCTGATGGCTTGGGTGGATATG GTCGTGGCAGTGGAAATAGTGGTGGATACTATGGGCAAGGCAGTATGGGTGGAGGTGGATGGCGTGGAATGTATTGA
- the HNRNPH3 gene encoding heterogeneous nuclear ribonucleoprotein H3 isoform X1 — MDWTGKHNGPNDTSSDGTVRLRGLPFGCSKEEIVQFFQGLEIVPNGITLTLDYQGRSTGEAFVQFASKEIAENALGKHKERIGHRYIEIFKSSKSEIRGFYDPPRRMMGQQRPGPYDRPLGGRGGYYGAGRGSMYDRMRRGGGGYDGGYGGFDDYGGYNNYGYGNDGYDDRMRDGRGMGGHGYGGAGDASSGFHGGHFVHMRGLPFRATENDIANFFSPLNPIRVHIDIGADGRATGEADVEFVTHEDAVAAMSKDKNNMQHRYIELFLNSTAGGGSGMGGYGRDGMDQGGYGSVGRMGMGSNYSGGYGTPDGLGGYGRGSGNSGGYYGQGSMGGGGWRGMY, encoded by the exons ATGGACTGGACTGGGAAACACAATGGTCCAAATGATACATCTAGTGATGGAACAGTACGACTTCGTGGACTGCCTTTTGGTTGCAGCAAAGAGGAGATTGTTCAGTTCTTTCAAG GGTTGGAAATCGTGCCAAATGGGATAACATTGACGCTGGACTACCAGGGGAGAAGCACAGGGGAGGCCTTCGTGCAGTTTGCTTCAAAGGAGATAGCAGAAAATGCTCTGGGGAAACACAAGGAAAGAATAGGGCACAG GTACATTGAAATCTTCAAAAGTAGTAAGAGTGAAATCAGAGGATTCTATGACCCACCAAGAAGAATGATGGGACAACAACGACCTGGACCATATGATAGACCATTAGGAGGAAGAGGGGGTTATTATGGAGCTGGGCGTGGAAGTATGTATGACAGAATGCGTCGAGGAGGTGGTGGATATGACGGTG GATATGGTGGCTTTGATGATTATGGTGGCTATAATAACTATGGCTATGGAAATGATGGCTATGATGACAGAATGAGAGATGGGAGAG GTATGGGAGGACATGGCTATGGTGGAGCTGGAGATGCAAGTTCAGGTTTCCATGGTGGTCATTTTGTTCATATGAGAGGATTGCCTTTTCGAGCTACAGAAAATGATATTGCTAAT TTTTTTTCACCACTGAATCCTATAAGAGTTCACATTGATATTGGGGCAGATGGAAGAGCAACAGGAGAAGCAGATGTGGAGTTTGTAACACATGAAGATGCAGTGGCTGCCATGTCTAAGGATAAAAATAACATGC aACATCGATATATTGAACTGTTTCTGAATTCAACTGCTGGAGGAGGCTCTGGAATGGGAGGCTATGGCAGAGATGGAATGG ATCAAGGAGGTTATGGCTCTGTTGGCAGAATGGGAATGGGTAGCAATTACAGCGGAGGATATGGTACTCCTGATGGCTTGGGTGGATATG GTCGTGGCAGTGGAAATAGTGGTGGATACTATGGGCAAGGCAGTATGGGTGGAGGTGGATGGCGTGGAATGTATTGA